tgaaaaataaaattagaattGTATTAGAGAATTTGTTCGATGATGAATTTCTTCTTAATCtaaatgtctttttttttttattatgttgAGGTTAATTTTGTAAGATTGACTTTGTGGTTGTACTTTACGAATAGAGTTTGATTTAGAAAAGGTTTCGATTTTacttgagaaataaaattagAATTGTATTAGAGAATTTATTTGATGACAAATTTCTTCTAAATCTAAATGTCTTATTTTTACTATGTTGAggttatatttttataatattgaTTTTGTGGTTGTACTTTATGAATAGAGTTTGATTTAGAAAAGGTTCAGGTTttatttgagaaataaaattagAATTGTATTATAGAATTTGTTTGACAATGAATTTTCTAAATTAAacacaaatacaaaagagagtTCCTTTCAACTGGAAAAGCTCTGTATTGTGTTTCTATTGTTTCTTTTGCCtcttttcattcttttgtgTCTTAAGAAATAGAAGATGAAATTGTAGTCATTTTTTATGTTAGGTAGATTAAACACTAaaagtgaaagaaaagaaaactagagaTTCTATTCCTGCCATCCACTTATAAGGATAGTCTAAAATACTAATTAATAGCATGATAAGTAAAGTTACATATTTACTCGGATATTAGCATTTGCCTGTGTACATTGAGCTATGCTTCTACCTTCATTACTATATATTTGTTTTTGGACTGGGAGTTGAGAATTAGCATAATTTAAGTATAAGAACCCTTTTGAAAACACATtatatcatttttattttgtttctttttctttttgggtacAAAAAGGTATATTATGTTAGATTTAGTGAATATCACCCTTATGATTTTGAAACTTTCCCTTCCGAattacttaacacttaatacaaGTAGTGAGTTATGGCCCCATGCATAAATTGGCACATCTCAACTCTTTTGCATCATTtaccaattgaaaattttcttctccaCTTTTTATTGGTTTCCTTGCCCTATAAGGGGAAATTGGAAAATAATATTGGTGAGCAATTGTTAACCATCAAGTGAAAGATTATCTTAAATCTCAATCTAGAAAGAATGGAAGATGGAGTTTAACAAAATTAAATATTGAATATATCATATGAAAAAAACTTAAATTCACTTATTTCCTCTCGGAATGGAACTATTATTGGATGGCTTCTGAAAGGCATCCAATAGTAGaatgaaagtttcttcaaattgttTTTAGGAATTATTACTATATACGAACAGGAGAGAGACTTTACGTTTTGGGAATACAACCATCTTTAGCATATAATCGTCTACATTGAGTACTTATACATTAAGTTTCTTAAGGAATAATTCTGGAGATGATCGTGGGTGTAGAATTCTGGAGATGATTTTTACAaactagggataatttcagaaacatcaaaataatttcattgacctcccttgaggtttcgaAAATAACACTGACCTCCCCTCAACTGATTTTGGGACCCATTGCTGATGTAACCTGGAATGAATTTACTACTTTGCCCTTATGCATAAAAGGGTGATGAGAAacgaatttctggaaaaatatAATTAGGTCATTAAATAAATCAACTAATTAAATGATATTAACTATAGTTCTATCTCTAATAAGCCAATGTAACTACACTTAAGAAATGGCACTAATTGATGCACCAATATGGAgccattttttgtgattggacaTGACTTTAGAGAGCAACACAAGGATAGTATTATACGAAGACTTGgagaagatggaaaaatggagcgaaaagaaggagaaaagtATGGCTCCCCTCAGGTTAAAATCTGCTGATTTGCATTAAGATTATTGACATGCTACCCACTCATGCTTTCGTATATGGTTGGCATTAGTGCCAAACAATCAATGGTCATGAAATTTGGCTTTGCAATCCTCACTATCTGCCTGATTCATCTAGGGCAGATGGTGTTTGAAACTATCTTGGATTGCATCGATAGTTATGTAGTACTACAACTGCTACAATTATAGCAATTTCGAACTAATGTCAAGTGACTTATGTTGCCTTACTAACTAGTTCAACTAATAAGTTGTTGCTTATTATCTCTTAGTAAAGTTATAGTAGTAGTCATCAAACAACAGTCATACATTTCTTCCAAATATAATCCAATTGACAAGTACTACTGGTTTACTTCTTACATAATCAGAAAAGACTTAAAATTGTTGATACAATGTCGTGGCACTTTTACATTTGTTACGAGAGTTTATCCAATTGATTTTGTATTTTGGATGAATATAGATACAACACCTAGTGTGATATTTATGATGAGTATCATGTTAACTATGGCCTTTGGTTGTTCCAGTTTTGCCACTTTTTATTACCTCAAAATTAGATAATCAcactaaaaataaattatttcttgagttgctTGAGCCGTTTATATGCTTTtgaaagaaacttaaaatatgGCCATTGCACTAGCCATTTGTGCAAACTGAAGCTTCAAGTTGTTGTTACTGCACTTTCCCTAATTGCTATTATACCTACTAGAATTTACTACTTATGTATGTCTTTTAATAGTTTTCATTATTTACTAATACAAGTTGTGGATAAGCAAAAAGGGCATATGTGGAACACAAATATCATCTCACtcctcaaaatattttttaaatgctCATTTTTCTGACATGGGTTGATCATGTTACTACAACTATAagttcaggggaggtttctatcattttcaaaaccttaggggaggtcaATGAAATTGTTGGAAATCTCagggaaggtttctgaaattatccctacaaACTATGGAGAAACGAACAAAGATTACATAGACTAAAAGATCTCAAAAAATGTCATCAAGATTGGCACATGAATATCTTTAGACATTCTCTCACAATTTCAAGACCAATGTGAAACTTTCATTCTATTATTGAAAtatagaaaaataatttgaattcATTTATTTCCTCTTGGAATGAAACTATTATTAAATGACTTCTGAAACGCATCCAATAATAAAATGATAGTTTTTTCAAATGGGTTTTAGGAATTATTACTATATATGAAAAGGAGAGGGACTTTTGAGGAGAATAGTTTTCTATTACTATATATGAATAGGAGTGGGATTTTGAGGAGAAtagtttttttattattcaaagGAGACTTTGAACCTTACAAAAACAAAGGAGAAAGGTAAATACTTGAGAGTCGAACATAATGGACCAAACGACAATCTAGTTAATGTCCCTACCAATTGAATTAGGTCTTAGGGACCTTGAAGATaataattgttatatgacttATTACAAAGAAAAGACACGGAACTCATGACTAACACAACTGTCAATTGTGCCTACAAATAAGAATCAGTAAGGGCAAATTAAGTActtaaaggaaataaataatttgcaaaagcatataaaatgataataaaagtaaaattttaCATTTGGAAATAGTAAGAAACAACCATCTTAGCATATAATTGTCTACATTGAGTAGCTCTACACTAAAGTTTCTAAATATAACACTTTAGTTTTTATGTTATGAAATTCTTTTTAAAGTAAGTTTTCTCCCACAAAGAATTTTAAAGATGATTTTTATAAATTATGGAGAAATGAACAAAGATTACAAAGAcgtaaaaaaattacaaaaaatgtCTCAAAAAATTGCATCAAGATTGGGACATGAGTTGAAATGTCTTATACTGCTACAGTATATTACCTGTGGTGACCCAAAACTAgaatcatttttcaaaatatcccGATGCTGCTTGTGAATGTAGTTAATGATATTGTGACTGCTGTGAAATTTACACTTTACAGTAGCTTCATGGTCTAATGTTCCTAGAACAAAGGAGAATTGACTTTGTTCCTTGAATGAGGTATTGATCATTAATACTTTGAAGTAGTTTCGGTTTAGTTAGATACTGcctatgttttcagaatcggaccggatatcgactcggccgaggtcaggggtcaggggtcaatgggttcgaccgggggtcgataggggtcgaaccggatgacgtcataaataaaaattatttaaaaattaaattattgtatataaaatatccaataacatattgatattaataaatgtatattcatatatatttgatgtttcaaatatatttaacaagaaaatacaaagaaattagaacaatcaagtaacaatttatattatttaataaacattaacaagtttagaattaaaattatggatttaattgaaaaataacatcaaattttaggacaatatttataaagtatgaaatatttgaggtatattaataagTTTTCACAATTTAGGgggccaaaacataatattaaaaaagtttgaactttttttacaaaatctccTGTTGgaccggtttttccggttctgtaCCGGTCAAACCCAGGTTTTGACCGGAGTTGACCGGGTTTTGAATCTCCCGGTTTTGATGACcaactcggaccggacacttgaccggttcccggttcaaccggtcggaccagccggtccggtccgagtttgaaaacacaGGATACTGCTTCTCTTGATAGGGATTAGTTGTATCATTTCCTTCCAAGTTTTGGTCTGAGTGTATAGAGTGAGTCCAATTATATGTATACAGAACCTCTAAAGCAAGCCTTTTGTTTgatcaataaaaatttttacttttgccaaaaaaaaaaaaatgggacaTGAATTATCTTTAGACATTCTCTCATAATTTCAAGACCAAGTTGGATTCCTTATCGATTGTATAAAATGGGTCATGCACAAATTAACTTTGCTTACATCAAGTTAACTTAGAAAATACTAAAAgcttttgaattgttttataAAATATCTAGAGGCCAGTGGTTCACCCTTTTCTCTATAATGAAAATTCTTTCTTTTATAAGTAATTTCATAAGAATGCTCTAAAAATTTTGTGAAGAATATTTTGTGATAAAATCATTATTATGGTGAACATGTAATGTTGGATTTTTGAAACatctatttttgaataaacttGGATCAATCTTCCCTCTCAATAATGACTAACTTTTACTATGGTTTTCCTTTGGACAAATGATAATAAGTTgagttttgttttgatttcattgCAATATCATATTCTCTTATTAATATAGGAGGTAATGCTACAATAAAAGAGTCAATAATTTTGAAGTATGTAGGGTTTGCTttattgaaattcaaaatttgttcATGTGTCATCCATCCAattgtgatagtgtatacactgatagtacatataaaatttactctaatAACTTTACAATTATGATACGTTTTGAAAGCGTAATGcttaattttcaaaacttgTGGTTATTCATGGAAAAGATAAACTCTAAAAAGAATAAGAAGAAAATGAGCCAATATATTAAGAGTTGCAATTTGACATTGTATTAGGATGTGTGCTACCATTGTGGGTCAATTGTTAGCAGTATagattgttttatttttgtcgTATAGAATTTGATGCTTAATGTATGATATTCTAATTGATATTAAATTCTTTTTGTACAAATTGTAACAAAACACATTACAATGATTCCTTTTACTGCTAATGAGTGTAAGCTAATGAACTTCTCTTATTAATTGAAGTCTTATATTTTGCTAAATAAGATATAACAATTGTCAAAAGATGGCAAGAGATTAGCATATGAAGTTTAGAATAGTAGGACATCAAAATAAGTGAATAAAAGTATTTCTGCCATCAAAATACTACAATTTCATTGAATTATAGCATTCAGACAAGTAAACCAATCGACCATTATTATTGTAACTATTTAATTTACTCTTCAAGTAGCGGTGTAAAAGAATTTGGAACATAGTGAACATTATATAAAGACAAGATTTTATGACTTGTGCCTAAAGACTTAAAATCAATGTTAGGAAATTGTTCAAAAAGACTTGTGGAataaagtttactattttttataaGCTAAAATTATTGTTCGGACAAAAAGACTGTGGACTACCGACGGGATGGGTTTGATTTAAACCTTTATGAAGTGTAGATTCATCATATGGTAGTCCATGATTATCAAAGgattattaatttatatttgAACATGTATATTAACCATTGGATGAGTGCTTCATTTAATTAACTTTAACTCTTCAAACAATTTcaaattaattatattacaATTTGGTTTAATAAAGGCATCTTTGACTATTAAGCTTATTGATAATGCCTTAAACCCAAAAAGCAACAACTGAAACACTAAAAattgaattattgaaattggAAGAAAATACCCAAATAAAGTACCCTTTACAtgactttcaaaaattaaaaaccgtggaacataaaaaaaaaaaagatttacttTTCACTCACCATATTGGTTTTGAGCAAACATAACCATTGGTTCTGTTAGAGAAGTAGGTTGATAGCGTTGCAATACTTTAAATAGTTAAAACTTCTATTCTTGTAAATAATTTTAGGCGAATGATTATTTTAGTATGTATCATGAGAACAAATAATTACAATATGCAATGCATGTGCTGCTATACTAGTTATATATAAGAataattttccttttcatatATTGTCTGcaagtttttcattttgtcaaaaaattcaCTAGTTTTTCATTGATATACATAGACTTGCTTACTAGACAAAATTGTAGTGCCTTGGAGCTAGACAACACATTAAGATTCAACTGCAATTATATAATTTTGCTGACATTTTTTCCGTTCttttttaaatacaattttGAAAGATGGTAAGCTCAGTAAaggagtgaataaagcaggcaTAGCCTTCTACAACAATCTTATCAACGATCTACTATCAAAAGGTCAGATTCTTCATCTATTATGAAATCTctctatattttcttttgtgTGAACTCTAATATATTGGTCATCATGAAAGTCTTTCATTTCTTAGCACCTATTTACCCCAATGCATGAACAATATGTAATGCTCCTTGTGTTATATAAACGTTGTTAGTTAATCCCATTACAGAGGACTTAATTAATTGCTTTCACAAAATGTGCAACTTTTAATATAACCTTTTATGACAGAAATAATCATTAAGAACATTAGGCATATCTTCGTTGAACCTTTTATCACTTTAAGAGGGCAATCTCCTATTTATATGCCTGTAAAGACTCTTATTGATTTTATGTATTTCAGATGATTCAAACCTTAAGAACAgtttgaaaaaaatgcaaaatattataaaatatttGTAGATGGAGATATTTTAAACTATATCATACAGAAAAAATAGCAAATCTAAATTGAACAATTCAGTAGTGAATGTACTTTAGTTTCAAAATATGGAAGAGGTGTCTCAAGAATTATGCAAAAACTTTATGGGAGGTAAATGTAAAATTTATATGAAGAATTTGCTTTAAATTTTAACCTCTCGTTCTTATGTCCCACATATAATGTTTATTTCTGCAAACCAACAGGTATACAGCCTTTTGTGACACTATTTCATTGGGATGTTCCTCAAGTGCTAGAAGATGAATATGGTGGCTTTTTAAGCCCTCATATTGTGTaagtgcaattttcaagaaGCTACAAATACGTTTGTATTGTAACAACATAATAcgactaaaattttcaaaataaaaaattgactaGCACAAATATCTGTTACTTTATTTTCTCTCCTAATATGTCAATCGAATGTCTAAATTCtgacaataataattactatatTTTTGCTGGCAGGAAAGATTTTCGAGATTTTGCAGAGCTTTGTTTTAAAGAATTTGGAGATAGAGTGAAGCATTGGAGCACCTTCAACGAGCCATGGTCTTTTGCCACCGGTGGATATGACTCTAGCACCATAATAGGCACTCTTGCACCAGGGAGGTGTTCAGCATGGATGAACAAAGGATGCCCAGCTGGGAATTCTGCAGTTGAGCCTTATTTGGTTGGCCATCACATTCTGCTTAGCCATGCAGTTGTTGTTAAATTGTACAGGGACAAGTACAAGGTGAAATTTATAAATTGCTTTGTAAGAAATCAAATTAGTGTGCTTGTTAAATTgatgaaaactaaaaaaagtCTTGTCATTTATTTATTGTGTCGCATAGGCATCTCACAAGGGTCAGATTGGGATAGTGCTTGTGACTAATTGGATGATGCCTTTCTCCAATCTGTCGGCCGATGTTAATGCTGCCCAACGAACCCTTGACTTTTTCTATGGATGGTGAGTTATTTTTCATCATGTAAAAGTTCTCTTCCAAAATAACCAAATCATAGTGAGGACTAGTAATTTGAGAAGTTTGCAGGATGAAGAAAAACCTTGCCCAAACAATCAAGTATATAGCTTATTCAATTAGGATAGAAATTTTGTATTGTACATTATTCATGTTTTATACAGTAATGTTCAAAATGATTTTGACTGAAAAATAATTTAGTCCTAATTCAAGCTTTGCTATAGAGTTATGTACCCTAGTTCTTAATTAGCTTGCAACACTAAAATCAGCTGTGGCTAGATTTTTCTTGAAAGGCATGTTGTGACTAGTGATTGTAAGAAATTTgtgattaatttcatgattttggcaGGTTTCTGGATCCCTTAACCTATGGAGATTATCCAAAAATCATGCGTAGCATCATTGGAGCGCGGTTACCAAAATTCTCTCCTCAAGAAAAACTTTTGCTAAAAGGCTCCATAGATTTCCTTGGAGTAAATTACTACACTTCAAGTTATGTCTCTAATATTCATGCTGCTAACAGTGTCAATATTAGCTATTCCACTGACCTTAGCGTTAATCTCACAAGTAAGTCTCTGGACAAGCAATGATTATTTGAGTTCTCATCTTTTGTCAACAAATATTTGTGAATTAATGTTAAATCTACCTCAGTAACATTGTCTGGTTATCCATAATTTCACAGGTGAACGAAATGGAAAACTAATTGGAGCACCGGTatgtttattttgaaagaaattaaatttgcaaAACATGGATAAATCCACATAACAacatatatttgattatttcatCCACATTATTACTTTGAGAAGTTGTTTTTGGaacctatttttttttattttcatcttctttCTAGTGTATAATCTTTTTGTCCATTCTATATATATTCTTTCAACAATTGACTTTAAGTTACTTATTTGCAGACAGGAGTAAGTATCTTTTACGATTATCCAGAAGGGCTTACAGATCTCCTTGTCTACACAAAGAAAAAGTACAACAATCCCGTCATCTATATCACTGAAAATGGTAATTAAAAATGATTACCATTATTATGTATACAATTCACTCGAGTGAAAAATTCACATGATTTTGTTGTTATTAATTATCAGGAATTGGAGATGCCAATATCCATACTGTAAAGGAAGGAGTGAATGATCCACAAAGGATACGCTTTTACCGTGGCCATCTTTCAGCAGTGAAGGCGGCCATCAAGTGAGTCTATAGGATATATTATAGGAAAAATAGTCAAAGAGGGATTATATAGAATACCACCCTGCATGCTGattagattttaaatttttttctgctcgtatttcttaaaaataaaataaaaaaattgaaggaCGGTGCAAATTAACGACTAATGAATATGTAATCATAATTTGTTTTAGAATTATTCACTTTATTACTTACACTTGCCATAATATATATTCGACTTTGATTTTTGCAGGGCAGGTGTTAGAGTCAAAGGTTTTTTTGCATGGACGTTCATAGACACATTTGAATGGGGCTCAGGTTACACCTTGAGATTTGGCATTAACTATGTTGACTTTAAAAATGGACTTAAAAGGTACCCCAAGCGTTCAGCACTATGGTTGAAAGGATTCCTCAAGTAAAGAATACGTACTAGATTTTCTTCTTAAGCATGTCTTTGACAGTGAGTATGCCCCAAAGTCACTGAACTTTTAGGGTTTAATATGCAATTgaattatttatattataataaatgACATCTTTATTATATTGATTGTTTATATACTTATATTTATATGATAAAATCCTTAGCATAAATCTAATCAATGAAATCATAAGAATTATAATGGTGAGGTACATTCGATTGTTCATGAGGTTTATTCTTAAATATCATTAGCCAAAGTATTGAGAAAATAGGATGTACTATACCGCTTCTATATGAGAAATTGTATAGCTGATTTACTATAGTATGTGAGACACATAAATTAATATATGAGTGATTGATAAGATGGTCAAACTCACTACATTAATCCACATAGAAAAATCCTTTAAGTGCCAAACGATCAATCTCTAAGTGACGTTTATGTAAGTGATTCTTATATTTAAAGATTATCATAGTATTTTGAATATGGATGGTTATACTTTGTCTGCTACATGATTGTTCTTGTAACAAGGAATGCCCATATCATTAGCATGTCGGTATATACTTGTAATAAGGAAAGATGGCTAATAACCTATAAGAATTTACCACTTTTTATAAAAGAGAAGTTATCTCATGATTAGCCCCTTGTAAAAGTATAATTCCAAATTCTTAGCGTTAAATGAAAAATGTCTTAGAAAGTGTTTCTAAATACTCcttcatttgagttatattttgGTATAAGAAATGACATTGATCAAATAACAAAATAGGCACAACTGATTTCAAGATTAATGTGAGATAAGAATAGTAAAAGGATATAAGTTACATAGTCAACATTTACTGAAAGACAAAATCATCCACTTGACTTTTTTTATTACTTAAGTGGTCATGATGCATTACTAAATCCCAATCTTGATCTAAAAGAATGAATTGATTTTGGTTAGTGGATTCAATGATAaattaaaaggatttttaattTATCTAGTTCTTATTTATTAAAAAGTATAACTCATACTTATTATCAACGAATATAAGAATCTAATGGATCACATACATTAAGAACTTCTTTAATTGGATTAAAAGAATTTCAAGTAGAGACTTCCAAAACAAGTTTTTATAACTTGTAGTTTAGTGTATGAGACAAATTAAACTTGAGGGACTTATGAAGAAATAGGCAAAAGTCTTCCATATATAAGAGTTACATTAGAATAAGTAAGTTAAATCTTATTGAAAACTGGTTTTAGATTTTCATAAGGATATGAACAATTTATTTGTATATAAATACTCATTAAACATTTGCTAGTAAGATTAATCGATACACAACTTGTCTTGTAAGATTTTTTAGAAAAACTTAAGATAGTTGCGTGGACTTGATTCCGATTCTCGATTCCCATACCCTCTTACCATACGTCACCTTAAACTGTATTTTCTACTTCAACAAGGTTTTTGTTTaagagaaaaattcaaaaggaaaatttgaaacAATCATAAGTACACATGCATGTAGTTGCAAGTCTAAATATTTTGACCATTAATTTAAATGTTGACTTTAGTTAAATCTGGCCAATTTGTAGAAGGATATGTTGATGAATCAACAAAGAACAGGGGGTATATACAGAATAAAGAGCAGAATCTGCTTGATGAACATATTAAGTACAGAAAATAGTACTCAATAGTACAAAGAACCCGAAATTTAGTAGGACAATGAATATGGagatttttttacattttgggACGTGAAACACAATTTTTTCGACTAATGAATTGAAATGTTTTAGCCGGTTCACATGGTAAAGAGACTTCATTGTTACACTCGTGTTTCACATGTAAAGCATAAATCTATTTTGGGAGTTTCAGAAAATTGAGTGAATCCATTGCAAATGCAGATTTCACGTGGAAATACTTAATTTGTTACTAAGCCTCCTTTAATGCTTCAAGCCTAGTGTTAGGCCaaaaaatgaaagcaaattagTCCTTTTCGACAAGTTTTGTACTTGTTAGTGCATGTACTTGAATCAGTGGCAAATTAGTCCACCAATTGATTGATGACAAAGCTAAAGAAAAGGTGAATattcaaattattttaaatGGGAATTAGATGTTAGCTGGCTATTGCATGAAGATAATAATTAAAACTGACAATGCTATAAGATGGTATGGTAGTTCATACATTGACATCCCTGTATGGCTTGCACAGGCGAACCTGTAGAACCTCAATGTTTCAGACTTCCAACTGGAGGTAAATTATtatgattaattttctataaaCTAACAGCGTATACACTTTCATCATTGGATGCATGAAATATGATTTGAATTCGATGAAACCCAAATTTTGCATACGTGTCATGCATCcaaccgtgatagtgtatacactatcagtgtatataagatttacttaaTGTTTCAGACCTCTTACTGGaggtaaattattattattttttcattcgTAGAGATGAAATAATTTTCCAATTCGTCCTATTTGGTCCTGAATAACACAAATTGCTAGAAATCAATTGAGTAATATTGTTCAGCAGTTCAGTTACATGTTATTGTCTTATTAATTAGTAAAGcttttgacgggtttttgatatacgtacaagttaaaatcCGATTTACACCcgtttgactgcaagtatacaggtcaaattaGTAGTTTAGGGCATGTATCGGATCGATCCCACGAGAAGCAATGTCTACAAGTACTAGGTCCTTATttcctctattatttagacttacaataaaattgagcaagaaaattgtAAAGCTACTGCCTACAAATCTGATTTAATAAATGCAAGATACAAATgaaaaaatttcactaaaaacttgaatctagggatgtagattccacttatgacacAAAAGATCCAAATGAATAAATTTAACACTTGTTGCTACTCTTGTTTAAttagggattcatttccaaaaataccaaaatctcattctcatgataataatggttTAGAACAGcttagtttttcctaatctcttggcAAATAACTAACTCTATTCTTGTTCatgcatgaaatgcagatttcaaccacttgaatgtatttctattttcatgaacttacaactcaagctctacttatgTTATTCCATtgtttttaccatttctcaaaGAGTAATACAACTATAAatctgctattggtgatcaaacaacagCAGGTAATCAAgcatacacaagtagacaagttactACAAGATAtcacaagtgtaaatcacattcaatttataTCACTTGGTCATAAGTTTTATCTACTTCCTAGATATAGAAATTTAGCTATTCATGGATGATATAACAATCAAATTAATAACTTCATTGATGGAAAACATGACAAGTTACAAGTACAAGAAGGATAAAGAAAAGCTTAGCCAAGTTAATGGTAAAGCCCTCCAATTTCTGCTATGACTTGCActagatgattacaagatgaagTCTCCAAGTGCTCCTTGCAAGTTTTTCTAGATAGAGAGAAAAATGTCTACCAGCAAGAATGCTAGCTACGTCTCCTCTTGACTTCTCCCTCTTGTTCTGCATAAAAGATAATGGAAAGTTCTCTCTCCTCTCATGATTccaaaaatctcaaaatttttaagaaagtcaaaagaaatattgttttaacTTGACAATAAATCATATTATCCTTCTGTTTGCTTCaaaagcatgtgccaccgaattCTCTCACCAAAGAT
This portion of the Coffea arabica cultivar ET-39 chromosome 2e, Coffea Arabica ET-39 HiFi, whole genome shotgun sequence genome encodes:
- the LOC113728479 gene encoding furcatin hydrolase-like, translated to MAVQGSSFVSLLILANFLSVNVLSAGSTAPSNITNALKRSSFPPRFIFGAASSAYQYEGAAFEDGKGPSIWDTYTHKYPEKILDRSNGDLTDDFYHRYKEDVRLMKFIGLNGFRFSISWARVLPHGKLSKGVNKAGIAFYNNLINDLLSKGIQPFVTLFHWDVPQVLEDEYGGFLSPHIVKDFRDFAELCFKEFGDRVKHWSTFNEPWSFATGGYDSSTIIGTLAPGRCSAWMNKGCPAGNSAVEPYLVGHHILLSHAVVVKLYRDKYKASHKGQIGIVLVTNWMMPFSNLSADVNAAQRTLDFFYGWFLDPLTYGDYPKIMRSIIGARLPKFSPQEKLLLKGSIDFLGVNYYTSSYVSNIHAANSVNISYSTDLSVNLTSERNGKLIGAPTGVSIFYDYPEGLTDLLVYTKKKYNNPVIYITENGIGDANIHTVKEGVNDPQRIRFYRGHLSAVKAAIKAGVRVKGFFAWTFIDTFEWGSGYTLRFGINYVDFKNGLKRYPKRSALWLKGFLK